The following proteins are co-located in the Streptomyces sp. NBC_00435 genome:
- the ftsR gene encoding transcriptional regulator FtsR, producing the protein MLRFPAGGAAKGGTAGTGASGGRLVSIGTVLTMLRDEFPEVTISKIRFLEAEGLVEPRRTPSGYRKFSTDDVERLAHILRLQRDHYLPLKVIREQLDALARGEQIRIPAPTANGESVDPASPVALYGEVGRERPTVARVGRAELIAAAEVDEVQLVEWESYGLIAEAPGGGFDAEAVTVARLVADLGRFGLEPRHLRAMKAAADREAGLVEQVVSPLRRHRNPQTRAHAEATLKELAGLSVRLHEALVQTALGVRLH; encoded by the coding sequence ATGCTGCGTTTCCCGGCAGGCGGTGCCGCAAAGGGCGGCACCGCCGGCACAGGGGCCTCGGGCGGGCGGCTGGTGAGCATCGGAACGGTGCTCACCATGTTGCGTGACGAGTTCCCCGAAGTCACGATCTCGAAGATCCGGTTCCTGGAGGCGGAAGGGCTCGTCGAGCCCAGACGCACACCTTCGGGATATCGCAAGTTCAGCACCGACGACGTGGAGCGCCTCGCCCACATCCTGCGCCTCCAGCGCGACCACTACCTTCCGTTGAAGGTCATCCGCGAGCAGCTCGACGCGCTCGCGCGGGGCGAGCAGATCCGCATCCCGGCGCCCACGGCGAACGGGGAGTCCGTCGACCCCGCGAGCCCCGTCGCCCTCTACGGCGAGGTGGGCCGGGAGCGGCCGACCGTGGCCCGGGTGGGGCGCGCCGAGCTGATCGCGGCCGCCGAGGTGGACGAGGTACAGCTCGTTGAGTGGGAGTCGTACGGGCTGATCGCGGAGGCGCCCGGCGGCGGGTTCGACGCCGAGGCGGTCACCGTGGCCCGTCTCGTGGCCGATCTCGGGCGGTTCGGCCTGGAGCCGCGCCACCTGCGGGCGATGAAGGCAGCCGCCGACCGGGAGGCCGGCCTGGTGGAGCAGGTCGTCTCGCCGCTGCGCCGGCACCGCAATCCGCAGACCAGGGCCCATGCGGAGGCCACCCTGAAGGAGCTCGCGGGGCTCTCCGTACGGCTGCACGAGGCTCTCGTGCAGACGGCTCTCGGGGTGCGTCTGCACTGA
- a CDS encoding bifunctional nuclease family protein, with translation MNELDVVGVRVEMPSNQPIVLLREVGGDRYLPIWIGPGEATAIAFAQQGMAPARPLTHDLFKDVLEAVGEELTEVRITDLREGVFYAELVFASGVEVSARPSDAIALALRTGTPIYGSDGVLDDAGIAIPDEQEDEVEKFREFLDQISPEDFGTGPQ, from the coding sequence GTGAACGAGCTCGACGTTGTGGGTGTCCGGGTGGAAATGCCCTCGAACCAACCGATCGTGCTCCTGCGTGAAGTGGGAGGCGACCGGTACCTCCCCATCTGGATCGGACCAGGGGAGGCTACTGCCATTGCCTTCGCGCAGCAGGGCATGGCTCCTGCCCGCCCGCTGACGCACGACCTTTTCAAGGACGTGCTGGAGGCGGTCGGCGAGGAGCTCACCGAAGTCCGGATCACGGATCTGCGGGAGGGCGTCTTCTACGCGGAGCTCGTCTTCGCCAGTGGAGTCGAGGTGAGTGCGCGGCCCTCCGACGCCATAGCACTCGCCCTGCGGACCGGGACGCCGATCTACGGCAGCGACGGTGTGCTGGACGACGCCGGAATCGCGATCCCGGACGAGCAGGAGGACGAGGTGGAGAAGTTCCGCGAGTTCCTCGACCAGATCTCCCCAGAGGACTTCGGCACCGGCCCGCAGTGA
- a CDS encoding PRC-barrel domain-containing protein, with translation MQTDIDPRSLIGRKAFDRNGTKIGTVDEVYLDDATGVPEWAAVRTGLFSRDAFVPLEPSEVVGDTLRVPFERSLIKDAPDFGVGRHLSPEQELQLYHHYGLDLALPSDFRHDFGHNPSEDT, from the coding sequence GTGCAGACCGACATCGATCCGCGCAGCCTGATCGGCCGCAAGGCGTTCGACCGCAATGGCACCAAGATCGGCACCGTGGACGAGGTCTACCTCGACGATGCCACGGGCGTCCCGGAATGGGCCGCCGTACGGACGGGCCTGTTCAGCCGGGACGCCTTCGTCCCGCTGGAGCCCAGCGAGGTGGTGGGCGACACCCTGCGCGTGCCCTTCGAACGCTCCCTCATCAAGGACGCCCCGGACTTCGGTGTCGGCCGCCACCTCTCCCCCGAACAGGAGCTGCAGCTCTACCACCACTACGGCCTGGACCTCGCCCTGCCCAGCGACTTCCGCCACGACTTCGGCCACAACCCGTCCGAGGACACCTGA
- a CDS encoding FHA domain-containing protein, which translates to MHSEFVLPHGRVCFGQGESPVKLFEKLFGKKNREESGAARHRAGHGEVEEQGDRPLFRDEVAGAGDISGAHGASAVDPAGTGRIGFGEPSTSSTGGGFAPDPYATNASAGQPRREEPSMSAEQICSRCGHRSDAASRFCSNCGAPLRAGLTPERASETTSTISISGLEAYEAEVSGQTHVSSSLSPEAQAAVEALPPGSALLIVRRGPNSGSRFLLDGELTTAGRHPQSDIFLDDVTVSRRHVEFRRSHDGGFTVADVGSLNGTYVNREPIDSVSLHNGDEVQIGKYRLVFYASLRGH; encoded by the coding sequence TTGCATTCGGAGTTCGTCCTGCCCCACGGGCGGGTCTGTTTCGGTCAAGGGGAATCGCCCGTGAAGTTGTTTGAGAAGTTGTTCGGCAAGAAGAACCGCGAAGAAAGTGGTGCGGCCAGGCACCGGGCGGGGCATGGGGAGGTGGAAGAGCAGGGCGACCGGCCGCTCTTCCGGGACGAGGTCGCCGGCGCGGGTGACATTTCGGGCGCGCACGGCGCGTCGGCTGTTGACCCTGCCGGTACCGGACGCATAGGTTTCGGTGAACCATCAACCTCAAGTACGGGTGGAGGGTTTGCCCCCGACCCGTATGCCACCAATGCCTCCGCGGGGCAGCCGCGGCGCGAGGAGCCGTCCATGTCGGCCGAGCAGATTTGCAGCAGGTGCGGGCACCGCAGCGATGCGGCGAGCCGATTCTGCTCCAACTGCGGGGCGCCGCTGCGGGCGGGCCTGACGCCGGAGCGTGCCTCGGAGACCACGTCCACCATCTCGATCTCGGGCCTGGAGGCCTATGAGGCCGAGGTGTCGGGACAGACGCACGTGTCGTCCTCGCTGTCCCCCGAGGCTCAGGCCGCGGTGGAAGCGCTGCCGCCGGGTTCCGCTCTGCTGATCGTGCGGCGCGGCCCGAACTCCGGCAGCCGGTTCCTCCTGGACGGTGAGCTGACGACGGCCGGCCGGCACCCTCAGAGCGACATCTTCCTGGACGACGTCACCGTCTCCCGGCGGCATGTCGAATTCCGCAGGAGCCACGACGGAGGATTCACCGTCGCCGACGTCGGCAGCCTCAACGGCACGTACGTGAACCGTGAACCGATCGACTCCGTCTCCCTCCACAACGGCGACGAAGTGCAGATCGGCAAGTACCGGCTGGTCTTCTACGCGAGCCTGCGGGGGCACTGA
- a CDS encoding MerR family transcriptional regulator translates to MRVTGDGMTGGIPARSDGGPYPLHGGAVNSARRQPEPAPVASMGPVGPQGGESAPEQVGYRGPTACAAAGITYRQLDYWARTGLVEPTVRPAYGSGTQRLYSFRDVVVLKIVKRFLDTGVALQNIRTAVQHLRDRGFSDLERMTLMSDGATVYECTSPDQVVSLLQGGQGVFGIAVGVVWRDVENALSQLHGERVDTGETVVGHNPADELAARRNRAV, encoded by the coding sequence GTGAGAGTCACGGGCGACGGTATGACCGGGGGCATCCCCGCACGGAGTGACGGTGGGCCGTACCCGCTGCACGGTGGTGCGGTGAACTCCGCGCGCCGTCAGCCGGAGCCCGCGCCGGTCGCTTCGATGGGGCCGGTGGGGCCCCAGGGTGGCGAGTCGGCCCCGGAGCAGGTCGGGTACCGCGGGCCGACGGCGTGTGCCGCGGCCGGCATCACCTACCGGCAGCTCGACTACTGGGCGCGGACCGGGCTGGTGGAGCCCACGGTGCGTCCCGCGTACGGGTCGGGCACGCAGCGCCTGTACAGCTTCCGGGACGTGGTCGTCCTGAAGATCGTCAAACGCTTCCTGGACACCGGGGTGGCCCTCCAGAACATCCGTACCGCCGTGCAGCACCTGCGCGACCGGGGTTTCTCGGACCTGGAGCGCATGACGCTGATGAGCGACGGCGCCACCGTGTACGAGTGCACCTCGCCGGACCAGGTCGTCAGTCTGCTCCAGGGTGGTCAGGGAGTCTTCGGGATCGCCGTGGGCGTGGTCTGGCGCGATGTCGAGAACGCGCTGTCGCAGCTGCACGGGGAGCGCGTGGACACGGGCGAGACGGTGGTCGGGCACAACCCGGCGGATGAGCTGGCCGCCCGGAGGAACCGGGCCGTCTGA
- a CDS encoding DNA polymerase IV, with product MRAAPTILHLDMDAFYASVEQASKPSLLGKAVIVGGLGPRGVVATASYEARRFGVHSAMPMAQARRLCPNGACLIPRFSLYREVSDTVMGLLRELSPLVEPLSLDEAFVDLEAGGVAFDAETARATGERLRADITTATGLSGSVGLAGSKMLAKVASEEAKPAGLLLIEVGTEREHLAPMSVRTLPGVGPATGEHLRRAGITTVGELAEAGEDELVRMVGRSHGVGLYRMALGLDERPVVAERDAKSVSVEDTFDVDLHDRVRIRTEVQRLADRCVERLRGSGHSGRTIVLKVRRYDFSTLTRSETLRGPTDDPTVVREAAGRLLESVDTTGGVRLLGVGVTGLADYTQEDLFAFAVAAAAAQEGGEGAEGGSRGSAGPTGPDGVGGSAGTAAGTAAGPGSGAGTGGNAETAGAAGASGAAGTAATDGVPPSGGEPGREPVVTAASAVGREADPGRGKDPEGGGDGQPGPVPERRWPAGSDVRHAVHGPGWVQGSGVGRVTVRFEQPGSEPGRVRTFLVDDPELEPSDPMPLVGDPGAGAAAPKRA from the coding sequence GTGAGAGCCGCGCCGACCATCCTGCACCTGGACATGGACGCCTTCTACGCCTCCGTGGAGCAGGCGTCGAAGCCGAGCCTGCTCGGCAAGGCCGTCATCGTCGGTGGGCTCGGGCCCCGCGGAGTCGTGGCCACCGCCTCCTACGAGGCCAGGCGGTTCGGGGTGCATTCGGCGATGCCGATGGCCCAGGCGCGCCGGCTCTGCCCGAACGGCGCGTGCCTGATCCCGCGCTTCAGCCTGTACCGCGAGGTCAGTGACACGGTCATGGGCCTCCTGCGGGAGCTCTCCCCGCTCGTCGAGCCGCTCAGTCTGGACGAGGCCTTCGTGGACCTGGAGGCGGGCGGCGTGGCCTTCGACGCGGAGACCGCCCGGGCCACCGGTGAGCGGCTGCGGGCCGATATCACCACCGCGACGGGGCTCAGCGGATCGGTGGGGCTGGCGGGGTCCAAGATGCTTGCCAAGGTGGCCTCGGAGGAGGCCAAGCCGGCCGGGCTGCTGCTGATCGAGGTCGGCACGGAGCGGGAGCACCTGGCACCGATGTCGGTACGGACCCTGCCCGGGGTCGGGCCGGCCACCGGGGAGCACCTGCGGCGGGCCGGGATCACCACCGTGGGGGAGCTGGCCGAAGCCGGTGAGGACGAACTGGTCCGCATGGTGGGGCGCTCGCACGGGGTGGGGCTGTACCGGATGGCGCTGGGGCTGGACGAGCGGCCGGTGGTCGCCGAGCGGGACGCGAAGTCCGTGTCGGTGGAGGACACCTTCGACGTCGACCTGCACGACCGGGTGCGGATCCGCACCGAGGTGCAGCGGCTCGCGGACCGGTGCGTGGAGCGGCTGCGGGGCTCGGGGCATTCGGGGCGGACCATCGTGCTCAAGGTGCGGCGCTACGACTTCTCCACCCTGACCCGTTCCGAGACCCTGCGGGGGCCCACGGACGACCCCACGGTGGTGCGGGAGGCGGCGGGGCGGCTGCTGGAGTCCGTGGACACCACGGGAGGGGTGCGGCTGCTGGGGGTCGGCGTCACCGGGCTCGCGGACTATACGCAGGAGGATCTCTTCGCCTTCGCGGTGGCCGCTGCCGCCGCCCAGGAGGGCGGGGAGGGCGCCGAGGGCGGGAGCCGTGGGTCCGCCGGGCCCACTGGGCCGGACGGGGTCGGTGGGAGTGCTGGGACAGCGGCCGGGACGGCTGCCGGGCCGGGATCCGGTGCCGGTACGGGCGGGAACGCGGAGACGGCAGGGGCAGCCGGGGCATCCGGGGCGGCAGGGACGGCCGCGACCGACGGGGTCCCGCCGTCCGGTGGGGAACCGGGGCGGGAGCCGGTCGTGACGGCCGCCTCCGCCGTGGGACGGGAAGCGGACCCGGGTCGGGGGAAGGATCCGGAAGGCGGCGGGGACGGGCAGCCCGGGCCGGTGCCCGAGCGGCGGTGGCCGGCCGGGAGTGATGTGCGGCACGCGGTGCACGGGCCCGGGTGGGTGCAGGGCAGCGGGGTCGGGCGGGTGACCGTACGGTTCGAGCAGCCCGGTTCGGAGCCGGGCCGGGTGCGGACGTTCCTGGTGGACGACCCCGAGCTGGAGCCGTCCGACCCGATGCCACTGGTCGGGGACCCGGGGGCGGGGGCTGCGGCCCCGAAGCGCGCCTGA